The Terriglobales bacterium genome includes the window TCATGGTCGGGATGCTGATCGGCAGCCAAGTAGCGGAACGCTACGTTGTCATAAGTAGCCTTCTCTATCCCACGCGAACTCGTCATACCGATGCTGTACCCGTACACCAGCAGACGAGTCAGCAAAAGCGGATGATAGGCCCAGAGCCCACGACCATCGTGGCGCTCGTACTCCCTGTAAATGGCCGACAGATCTAACTCGTTGCTTACGTCGGCCACGAACCGAGCCAAGTGATCCTCGGGCAGCC containing:
- a CDS encoding transposase — protein: MNKRFRVCDLNQAFLLPPSLQEWLPEDHLARFVADVSNELDLSAIYREYERHDGRGLWAYHPLLLTRLLVYGYSIGMTSSRGIEKATYDNVAFRYLAADQHPDH